The Deltaproteobacteria bacterium genome includes a window with the following:
- the bcp gene encoding thioredoxin-dependent thiol peroxidase, producing the protein MAAIKEGQKAPDFTLESDSGEKVTLSRLKGQKVVLFFYPKDMTPGCTIEACDFRDNYPKFKKKGVAVFGVSKLNAKSKAKFRDKHKLNYPLLADEDLKVVTSWGILKDKVMYGKKVKGIERTTVLIGEDGKIGKIWPKVQIEGHVEEVLKAL; encoded by the coding sequence ATGGCAGCGATCAAAGAGGGCCAGAAGGCCCCGGACTTCACCCTGGAGAGCGACAGCGGCGAGAAGGTCACCCTTTCCAGGCTCAAGGGACAGAAGGTCGTGCTGTTCTTCTACCCCAAGGACATGACGCCCGGTTGTACCATCGAGGCGTGCGACTTCCGGGACAACTATCCGAAGTTCAAGAAGAAGGGCGTGGCCGTGTTCGGCGTCTCCAAGCTGAACGCGAAGTCGAAGGCCAAATTCCGCGACAAGCACAAGCTGAACTATCCGCTGCTGGCTGACGAGGATCTCAAGGTGGTCACCAGCTGGGGCATCCTCAAGGACAAGGTGATGTACGGGAAAAAGGTCAAGGGAATCGAACGCACGACCGTCCTGATCGGCGAAGACGGCAAGATCGGGAAAATCTGGCCGAAAGTGCAGATCGAGGGGCACGTGGAAGAGGTTCTGAAGGCCCTCTAG
- a CDS encoding adenylate/guanylate cyclase domain-containing protein yields MTAPAATETLPILPGEVDAGASPKACLLTGRLTGRRYQQLVKSAPQDIRESIDTVERNRAVQLQYLRILAYAVPSIPFALIYHELMQLFIIVPLCMISLNALCIPLVRSVPWFRGLNAALFVMDIIITEAFVWQLGLVTTHSIFFLPLIIMAMVVFLPTRTAGALTFAMTATHLTLIVLQGMGLLPLGPMLRQSGLDAGIIREIVTQKDVLLSSFIFSSALLPGTFFGTYWLFKLLRQREYELARSNALIRRYVPHQLADQLEAGELPDTSAHERKKLVIFFSDIQGFTQAADQLEAEEFSRILNEYLQEMTAIASVHGGTIDKFIGDAILIFFGAPKATSDQDHALRCVRMAVDMQKRVGELNDKWFNEGIQVPFRVRMGINAGVATVGSFGSTGRMDYTAIGNQVNLASRLQTHCEPGKILLSHAAWALVKDHLPCIEKGEIQVKGIHYPVRTYEVAG; encoded by the coding sequence ATGACCGCCCCGGCCGCCACCGAAACCCTGCCGATCCTTCCCGGCGAAGTCGATGCGGGAGCATCGCCAAAGGCCTGCCTGCTGACCGGACGGCTCACGGGGCGCCGCTACCAGCAACTGGTCAAGTCCGCTCCACAGGACATCCGGGAATCGATCGACACGGTTGAGCGCAACCGTGCGGTCCAGCTCCAGTATCTCCGCATCCTCGCCTACGCCGTCCCCAGCATCCCGTTTGCGCTGATCTATCACGAGCTGATGCAGCTCTTCATCATCGTGCCGCTCTGCATGATTTCCCTGAACGCGCTGTGCATTCCGCTCGTTCGCAGTGTGCCGTGGTTCCGGGGACTCAACGCAGCCCTCTTCGTGATGGACATAATCATTACCGAAGCGTTCGTCTGGCAGCTCGGGCTCGTCACCACGCACAGCATCTTCTTCCTGCCGCTCATCATCATGGCGATGGTGGTGTTCCTGCCTACCCGGACGGCGGGTGCCCTGACATTCGCCATGACCGCCACGCACCTGACACTCATTGTCCTTCAGGGGATGGGGCTGCTGCCGCTTGGGCCAATGCTGCGGCAGTCGGGGCTGGATGCCGGTATCATCAGGGAGATTGTCACGCAGAAGGATGTGCTGCTTTCCTCGTTTATCTTCTCGTCGGCACTCCTGCCCGGGACGTTCTTCGGCACCTACTGGCTGTTCAAGCTGCTTCGCCAGAGGGAATACGAGCTTGCGCGGTCCAATGCCCTGATCCGCCGCTATGTGCCCCACCAGCTTGCCGACCAGCTCGAGGCCGGAGAACTGCCAGACACCAGCGCGCATGAACGAAAGAAACTGGTCATTTTCTTTTCGGACATACAGGGCTTCACCCAGGCAGCCGACCAGCTTGAGGCCGAGGAGTTCTCCCGCATCCTGAACGAGTACCTGCAGGAGATGACCGCCATTGCCAGCGTGCACGGGGGCACGATCGACAAGTTCATCGGTGACGCCATCCTGATCTTCTTTGGCGCGCCCAAGGCGACCAGCGACCAGGACCATGCGCTGAGGTGCGTTCGCATGGCCGTCGACATGCAGAAGCGGGTCGGCGAACTGAACGACAAGTGGTTCAACGAGGGGATCCAGGTGCCCTTCCGCGTCCGGATGGGAATCAATGCCGGTGTCGCCACGGTCGGGAGTTTCGGTTCCACCGGCCGCATGGACTACACGGCCATCGGCAACCAGGTGAACCTCGCCTCCCGGCTCCAGACCCACTGCGAACCCGGGAAGATTCTCCTCAGCCATGCCGCCTGGGCCCTGGTCAAGGACCACCTTCCCTGCATCGAAAAGGGCGAAATACAGGTCAAGGGCATCCACTATCCGGTGCGGACCTACGAAGTCGCCGGGTGA
- a CDS encoding peroxiredoxin translates to MTLQLGAKVPDFEANTTHGPIKLSGFKGKWIVLFSHPADFTPVCSTEFAGFAERFEEFDKRGVQLIGVSIDSVYSHIAWVRDIEKNFKVKVKFPVVADLDQKVARLFGMVHEPMAVTAAVRCVFFIDPEMTLRAMIYYPLSTGRNIDEVVRVIDALQLNTKAGVATPANWKPGDDVIVPAPVTQQAAEERAKDSSLKVTEWYLSRKAQPR, encoded by the coding sequence ATGACACTGCAACTGGGCGCCAAGGTGCCTGATTTCGAAGCCAATACGACCCACGGCCCGATCAAGCTTTCCGGGTTCAAGGGAAAATGGATCGTCCTGTTTTCCCACCCGGCCGATTTCACTCCGGTCTGTTCGACCGAGTTCGCCGGTTTCGCCGAACGCTTCGAGGAGTTCGACAAGCGCGGTGTGCAGCTGATCGGCGTGTCGATCGACTCGGTCTACTCGCACATCGCCTGGGTCCGCGACATCGAGAAGAACTTCAAGGTCAAGGTGAAGTTCCCGGTCGTCGCCGACCTGGACCAGAAGGTCGCCCGCCTGTTCGGCATGGTACACGAACCGATGGCCGTGACGGCCGCCGTGCGGTGCGTGTTCTTCATTGATCCGGAAATGACCCTTCGTGCGATGATCTACTATCCGCTATCCACGGGCCGGAACATCGACGAGGTGGTTCGCGTGATCGACGCGCTCCAGCTCAACACCAAGGCGGGCGTCGCAACGCCGGCCAACTGGAAACCAGGCGATGACGTGATTGTCCCCGCGCCGGTCACCCAGCAGGCCGCCGAGGAGCGGGCCAAGGACAGCTCGCTCAAGGTGACGGAGTGGTATCTGTCGAGGAAGGCACAGCCCAGGTAA
- a CDS encoding GMC family oxidoreductase yields the protein MAATAHHASTRVGSGEVTGMAETQTGSKRRSRFLSATERRVLMQVADAAFPPGRVLPPPDEIVADKIENFISRLGTVGKGFYRSLLWMIEMAPVAEKGITFSRIPSREERGEILEKLYSNGTTFWALRGLMAPMKLAYLNDRKIHESVGCKFGVELPTHAEKNRWDSQIVPLGSQEKEHEEIEVDCVVVGTGAGGAPVASALAAKGHAVLMLEEGQHYTRMDFNGHAVDMQRKMYRLQGATVSVGNMVIPIPVGMTVGGSTTINSGTCYRVPERILAKWRGQFGLTEFTPNTMSPYYDRVEKMIGVAPADWKYLGGCARVIARGCDALGYRHQPLRRNAPECDGQGLCCFGCPTDAKRSTNVSYVPEALKAGAVVYTGAKVTEILVRNGRAVGVVARGTSPDGRKLKLTVRARTVVLSCGTLYTPALLLRNKLANSSGMVGKNLSIHPASQSWALFDEPIQGWNGIPQGYAIEEFEDEGIRFEGAFTPLDLGGAAVSFVGRKWTNLIDNYDRLACFGFMVEDESRGQVRLGPGGMPLITYWLNEEDKRKMIRAQAILARVYLAAGAKGVYPGLQIYDDLSTEDRIRRLEEEGPSRLAPHHFDISAYHPLGTCLMGNDPRTSVVRPTHETHDVRNLFVCDGSSVPSSLGVNPQLTIMAMSERASEFIDERIRSMETLSGREAA from the coding sequence GTGGCGGCCACGGCTCACCACGCCTCGACACGGGTGGGCTCAGGTGAGGTGACGGGCATGGCGGAAACCCAGACAGGCAGCAAAAGGCGTAGCCGGTTCCTTTCGGCGACCGAGCGCCGGGTTCTCATGCAGGTGGCTGATGCCGCCTTTCCGCCGGGCCGGGTGCTCCCGCCCCCGGACGAGATCGTCGCCGACAAGATCGAGAACTTCATCAGCCGTCTGGGCACGGTCGGCAAGGGATTCTACCGGAGCCTGCTCTGGATGATCGAGATGGCCCCGGTCGCCGAAAAGGGCATTACCTTCTCCCGTATTCCCTCCCGCGAGGAGCGCGGGGAGATTCTGGAAAAACTCTACTCCAACGGCACGACCTTCTGGGCGCTTCGCGGCCTGATGGCTCCGATGAAGCTGGCCTATCTCAATGACCGGAAGATTCACGAATCGGTCGGCTGCAAGTTCGGGGTCGAACTCCCCACCCATGCGGAGAAAAACCGGTGGGACAGCCAGATCGTGCCGCTGGGTTCGCAGGAAAAGGAACACGAGGAGATCGAGGTTGACTGCGTCGTCGTCGGTACGGGGGCGGGCGGCGCTCCCGTGGCGAGCGCACTGGCGGCGAAGGGCCACGCCGTCCTGATGCTTGAGGAGGGCCAGCACTACACGCGCATGGATTTCAACGGCCACGCCGTCGACATGCAGCGCAAGATGTACCGCCTCCAGGGAGCGACGGTATCGGTGGGCAACATGGTGATTCCCATACCGGTCGGCATGACCGTCGGGGGCAGCACCACCATCAACTCTGGCACATGTTACCGGGTTCCAGAGCGCATCCTTGCCAAGTGGCGCGGCCAGTTCGGTCTCACCGAGTTCACGCCCAACACGATGTCGCCTTACTACGACCGGGTTGAAAAGATGATCGGCGTCGCCCCGGCCGACTGGAAATACCTGGGCGGCTGCGCACGGGTGATCGCCCGCGGATGCGATGCCCTCGGGTACCGGCACCAGCCGCTCCGGCGCAACGCACCCGAATGCGACGGACAGGGGCTGTGCTGTTTCGGCTGCCCCACCGACGCCAAGCGTTCGACGAATGTTTCCTACGTGCCCGAGGCACTGAAGGCGGGGGCAGTAGTCTACACCGGCGCGAAGGTGACGGAGATTCTGGTCAGGAACGGCCGGGCCGTGGGTGTAGTGGCTCGTGGAACCTCGCCCGACGGCCGCAAGCTGAAGCTGACCGTGCGCGCCCGGACGGTCGTGCTCTCCTGCGGAACCCTGTATACGCCAGCCCTGCTGCTCAGGAACAAGCTCGCCAACAGTTCCGGCATGGTCGGCAAGAACCTCTCGATACACCCGGCCAGCCAGAGCTGGGCACTGTTCGATGAGCCCATCCAGGGCTGGAATGGCATCCCGCAGGGCTACGCCATCGAGGAGTTCGAGGACGAGGGCATCCGGTTCGAGGGGGCGTTCACGCCGCTCGATCTGGGCGGCGCGGCGGTCAGTTTCGTGGGCCGCAAGTGGACGAATCTCATCGACAACTACGACAGGCTTGCCTGCTTCGGCTTCATGGTCGAGGACGAGTCCCGCGGGCAGGTGCGTTTGGGGCCTGGCGGCATGCCGCTCATTACCTACTGGCTGAACGAGGAAGACAAGCGGAAGATGATCCGTGCGCAGGCTATTCTCGCCCGCGTTTATCTCGCGGCCGGGGCGAAGGGCGTATATCCCGGCCTCCAGATCTATGATGACCTTTCCACCGAGGACCGGATCCGGCGGCTGGAGGAGGAAGGCCCGTCGCGGTTGGCTCCCCACCACTTTGACATTTCCGCCTATCATCCGCTCGGCACCTGCCTGATGGGCAACGACCCGCGCACGTCCGTGGTAAGGCCGACCCACGAGACGCACGATGTCCGGAACCTCTTTGTCTGTGACGGATCGAGCGTTCCCAGTTCACTCGGCGTGAATCCGCAGCTCACCATCATGGCCATGTCCGAACGGGCCAGCGAGTTCATCGACGAGCGCATCCGGAGCATGGAAACCCTGAGCGGCCGCGAGGCTGCCTGA
- a CDS encoding MBL fold metallo-hydrolase — protein MKTPFYEPHSRASPLPARQIPVILPAVSHYLRPAIPALLASFIIASAACAAPPYPLSDHYDGKRFFNPETVQKHTFWTFLRWQFTRERAPWPASLPPAPKPDLRPVAPGEVQITWIGHSTCLIRFHGWTVIADPVFSERASPVSWAGPRRVWPPALAADELPPVDTVIVSHNHYEHLDLPSLRELHALYGPEFIVPLANKTLLAGEGITRVTELDWWQQMENPGGSSGATKRVTLTPARHWSARGLFDRYEMLWGSFMLEHDGIRVYFAGDTGYGRHFSEIRDRLGAPDVSLIPIGTYEPRWFMRDHHTNPDDAVRAHLDLGSRLSMGIHFGTFQLSDEAIDEPPRALAAALAERSLSPAEFIAPEPGQTIVWKRYGE, from the coding sequence TTGAAGACACCATTTTATGAACCCCATTCAAGGGCTTCCCCGCTACCGGCCCGCCAGATACCGGTCATACTGCCCGCCGTGAGCCACTACCTGCGTCCGGCCATCCCGGCACTCCTGGCATCCTTCATCATTGCTTCGGCCGCCTGCGCGGCCCCGCCCTACCCCCTATCCGACCACTACGACGGCAAGCGGTTCTTCAACCCCGAAACGGTACAGAAGCATACGTTCTGGACGTTTCTCAGGTGGCAGTTCACCCGGGAGCGCGCCCCCTGGCCCGCGTCCCTGCCGCCCGCGCCAAAGCCAGACCTTCGGCCCGTCGCCCCCGGCGAGGTGCAGATCACCTGGATCGGCCACTCGACCTGTCTCATCCGTTTCCACGGCTGGACCGTGATCGCCGATCCCGTTTTTTCGGAGCGGGCGAGCCCCGTCTCGTGGGCAGGCCCCAGGCGCGTGTGGCCGCCGGCCCTGGCCGCAGACGAACTACCGCCTGTCGATACAGTCATCGTCAGCCACAACCACTACGAGCATCTGGATCTTCCCTCGCTCCGCGAGCTTCACGCGCTCTATGGGCCGGAGTTCATCGTTCCGCTGGCCAACAAGACTCTCCTTGCAGGCGAGGGGATCACCCGCGTCACCGAACTGGACTGGTGGCAGCAGATGGAAAATCCAGGTGGATCATCCGGGGCCACGAAACGGGTCACGCTCACCCCGGCGCGCCACTGGTCGGCGCGGGGACTGTTCGACCGCTACGAGATGCTCTGGGGGAGTTTCATGCTCGAACACGACGGTATCCGCGTCTACTTCGCGGGCGACACGGGCTATGGCCGCCACTTCAGCGAGATCCGCGACAGGCTCGGCGCGCCGGACGTGAGCCTCATCCCGATCGGAACCTACGAGCCCCGGTGGTTCATGCGGGATCACCACACCAATCCGGACGACGCCGTGCGCGCCCATCTCGATCTCGGATCCCGCCTCAGCATGGGGATCCATTTCGGGACGTTCCAGCTTTCCGACGAGGCCATTGACGAGCCGCCCCGTGCGCTGGCCGCCGCCCTCGCCGAACGGTCCTTAAGCCCCGCCGAGTTCATCGCCCCGGAGCCCGGCCAGACGATCGTGTGGAAGCGGTACGGGGAGTAG
- a CDS encoding TetR/AcrR family transcriptional regulator gives MDGRIERGRQLREGRRQQVLAAARRLFGEKGYHAASVSDVIEAAGIARGTFYLYFESKRAIFDEILDALFVDLKGCMRRIETGPGAPPFMEQLNENLQNVFSVLLGDPHTSQILTRTGMGIDADFDRKLMEFYGAVSGLIVRALGSGMSLGVLRRHDPEITAQFIMGGVRQVVFQVGIQPPERRPPVPALVSELLRFSLEGLLVR, from the coding sequence GTGGACGGCCGGATTGAGCGCGGGCGCCAGCTCCGCGAGGGGCGCCGCCAGCAGGTGCTGGCCGCCGCCCGGCGGCTCTTTGGCGAGAAGGGCTACCATGCCGCGAGCGTGAGCGATGTGATCGAGGCGGCCGGTATCGCCCGCGGCACCTTTTATCTGTATTTCGAAAGCAAGCGGGCGATCTTCGACGAGATCCTCGACGCCCTGTTCGTTGACCTCAAGGGCTGCATGAGGCGGATCGAGACCGGCCCCGGCGCGCCGCCCTTCATGGAGCAGCTGAACGAAAACCTGCAAAATGTTTTCTCGGTGCTTCTCGGCGACCCGCACACGAGCCAGATCCTGACCCGCACCGGCATGGGAATAGACGCCGACTTCGACCGCAAGCTCATGGAGTTCTACGGCGCGGTGAGCGGGCTGATCGTCCGCGCCCTCGGCAGCGGGATGTCGCTGGGCGTCCTACGCAGGCACGACCCGGAGATCACCGCCCAGTTCATCATGGGCGGCGTCCGGCAGGTGGTCTTCCAGGTGGGCATCCAGCCGCCCGAAAGGCGGCCGCCCGTCCCCGCCCTCGTCAGCGAACTGCTCCGCTTCAGCCTCGAAGGACTGCTGGTGAGGTAA
- a CDS encoding CoA activase, translated as MGEPALDYDGPLVLGIDVGSTTVKAAAINPETKEILWSDYQRHNTRQPEKVLEFLIRIGNAFPKVDRNRIRCFITGSGSGPIGPHIGAKFVQEVNAVTMAVEHLYPDAGSVVELGGQDAKIVIFKENEETGSKQAQTSMNDKCASGTGATIDKCMIKVGLPQEEVGKLTFDDSKLHHVAAKCGVFAETDIVNLVKTGIPASEIMCSLADAIVMQNLSVLTRGNTLRHKVLLLGGPNTYLPFLQECWRKRIPETWDERGYNYPKDVHINELILVPKNADLYAAFGSVLYGLHEPEEVGRYAGIEGLKEFIRNGRKAKLGEAAGPPLIVEDRELENFREQYKIPRFQPAAFEPGTHVRAVIGLDGGSTSSKCVLVDESGTILKKEYQLSKGNPIQDTKEMLARLKAFVEDQGATLEIIGFGATGYAADVLEKGLKADVNIVETVAHMQSAVHYFGNVDVICDIGGQDIKVLFMQNKELRNFKLSNQCSAGNGMLLQAMADQFGVPVTDFADTAFKAKLSPKFSYGCAVFLDSDRVNFQKEGYTKEELMAGLAMVLPKNVWQYVVQIPRMAELGRTFVLQGGTQHNLAAVKAQVDYISERVPGAEVHVHPHTGEAGAIGAAMETLRVVRRRGYTTFVGLDQAIDIEYTTKNDEETRCRFCPNLCSRSFIDTRTPDGATARYISGFSCEKGTVEDAEALKQLQKERRTIMTRFPNLVTYEARRTFTHWYEPDPAPAAGTPIEFTYIEKGFLGGIKRKTVRRGFERSGEAAQWRRDSIRVGIPKVLNLWSTGPFWRTYFESLGIKSSNVVFSDDTSEEMWQEGGKYGSVDPCYPSKVAQAHIHNLLFHKHTDEKPLHYIFFPSITHVPPGLEHVQDSAACPIVAGTPNVMRAAFTKEVDFFAQRGIEYLDNAATFVEPSYLKKQLFEAWGPRLQVTGDENDFAVQQAFKALDAFSADLETRGREILEQVEKEGRMALLLIGRPYHNDPGLNHGITEEFQAMGYPVISIRSIPRDKAWLERFFRKDLESKRIVSPLEIRDVWPENYSANSAQKVWAAKFAAHHPNLAVLDLSSFKCGHDAPTYGIIESIINTSNTPYSALHDIDANKPSGSIKIRVKTYAYSLSLREEALQDTARKKAELEDRLRLKKIELLEQKQMQLQETRGTRDPGLDREIAVLRASQSQENQAQAAAL; from the coding sequence ATGGGCGAACCGGCGCTGGACTATGACGGCCCGCTGGTGCTGGGAATCGACGTGGGTTCCACCACCGTCAAGGCGGCGGCCATCAATCCCGAGACGAAGGAAATCCTCTGGAGCGACTACCAGCGGCACAATACCCGCCAGCCGGAGAAAGTCCTCGAATTCCTGATCCGCATCGGCAACGCCTTCCCGAAGGTGGACCGCAACCGTATCCGCTGCTTCATCACCGGGTCGGGCTCCGGCCCCATCGGGCCGCACATCGGCGCCAAGTTCGTGCAGGAAGTAAACGCCGTCACGATGGCAGTCGAGCACCTCTATCCTGACGCCGGCAGCGTCGTGGAACTGGGCGGCCAGGACGCCAAGATCGTCATCTTCAAGGAGAACGAGGAGACCGGCTCCAAGCAGGCCCAGACGTCGATGAATGACAAGTGCGCCTCCGGCACGGGGGCGACCATCGACAAGTGCATGATCAAGGTCGGCCTGCCGCAGGAGGAAGTCGGCAAGCTCACCTTCGACGATTCGAAGCTCCACCATGTCGCCGCCAAGTGCGGCGTCTTCGCCGAAACCGACATCGTGAACCTGGTGAAGACCGGTATCCCCGCCAGCGAGATCATGTGCTCGCTGGCCGATGCCATCGTGATGCAGAACCTGTCGGTGCTGACCCGCGGCAACACGCTCCGCCACAAGGTGCTGCTGCTTGGCGGGCCGAACACCTACCTGCCGTTCCTCCAGGAGTGCTGGCGCAAGCGGATCCCGGAGACCTGGGACGAGCGGGGCTACAACTATCCGAAGGACGTGCACATCAACGAACTGATCCTCGTCCCCAAGAACGCCGATCTTTACGCCGCGTTCGGTTCAGTGCTCTATGGCCTCCACGAGCCGGAGGAAGTGGGCCGCTACGCCGGGATCGAGGGCCTCAAGGAGTTCATCCGCAACGGCCGCAAGGCGAAGCTCGGCGAGGCCGCCGGACCGCCGCTCATCGTCGAGGACCGGGAACTGGAGAACTTCCGCGAGCAGTACAAGATTCCCCGCTTCCAGCCGGCCGCTTTCGAGCCGGGCACCCACGTCCGTGCCGTTATCGGGCTGGACGGCGGATCGACGTCATCCAAGTGCGTGCTGGTGGACGAGAGCGGGACGATCCTGAAGAAGGAGTACCAGCTCTCCAAGGGCAATCCGATCCAGGACACCAAGGAGATGCTCGCCCGCCTCAAGGCGTTCGTCGAGGACCAGGGCGCCACGCTGGAGATCATCGGCTTCGGGGCAACGGGCTACGCCGCCGACGTGCTGGAGAAGGGCCTCAAGGCGGACGTCAACATCGTCGAGACCGTCGCGCACATGCAGAGCGCTGTCCACTACTTCGGCAACGTGGATGTGATCTGCGACATCGGCGGCCAGGACATCAAGGTCCTGTTCATGCAGAACAAGGAACTGAGGAACTTCAAGCTGTCGAACCAGTGCAGCGCCGGCAACGGCATGCTGCTCCAGGCGATGGCCGACCAGTTCGGCGTGCCGGTGACCGACTTCGCCGACACGGCGTTCAAGGCGAAGCTTTCGCCCAAGTTCAGCTACGGGTGCGCGGTATTCCTCGATTCGGACCGTGTGAACTTCCAGAAAGAAGGCTACACCAAGGAAGAACTGATGGCCGGCCTGGCCATGGTGCTGCCCAAGAACGTCTGGCAGTACGTGGTGCAGATCCCGCGCATGGCCGAACTGGGCCGCACGTTCGTCCTCCAGGGCGGTACGCAGCACAACCTCGCGGCCGTCAAGGCCCAGGTGGACTACATCAGCGAGCGTGTGCCGGGGGCGGAAGTGCATGTCCATCCGCACACGGGCGAGGCGGGCGCCATCGGCGCGGCAATGGAAACCCTGCGCGTCGTCAGGCGCCGGGGCTACACGACCTTCGTTGGACTCGATCAGGCGATCGACATCGAATACACGACCAAGAACGACGAGGAGACCCGCTGCCGGTTCTGCCCGAACCTGTGCTCGCGGAGCTTCATTGACACCCGCACGCCGGACGGCGCCACCGCACGGTACATCTCCGGTTTCTCCTGCGAGAAGGGAACGGTCGAGGACGCCGAGGCGCTCAAGCAGCTCCAGAAGGAACGGCGCACGATCATGACCCGGTTCCCGAACCTCGTCACCTACGAGGCGCGGCGGACCTTCACCCACTGGTACGAGCCGGACCCCGCGCCAGCCGCCGGTACGCCGATCGAGTTCACCTACATCGAAAAGGGTTTCCTGGGCGGCATCAAGCGGAAGACCGTCAGGCGCGGCTTCGAGCGGTCCGGCGAGGCGGCCCAGTGGCGGCGCGACAGCATCCGGGTCGGCATCCCCAAGGTGCTGAACCTGTGGAGCACGGGGCCGTTCTGGCGGACCTACTTCGAATCGCTGGGCATCAAGTCCTCGAACGTCGTCTTCAGCGACGACACGAGCGAGGAGATGTGGCAGGAGGGCGGCAAGTACGGATCGGTCGATCCCTGCTATCCGAGCAAGGTGGCGCAGGCGCACATCCACAACCTGCTGTTCCACAAGCACACGGACGAAAAACCGCTGCACTACATCTTCTTCCCGTCGATCACGCATGTGCCGCCGGGACTGGAGCATGTGCAGGATTCGGCCGCCTGCCCGATCGTGGCCGGCACACCCAACGTCATGCGGGCGGCCTTCACCAAGGAAGTGGACTTCTTCGCCCAACGGGGCATCGAATACCTCGACAATGCGGCGACCTTCGTCGAGCCGAGCTACCTGAAGAAGCAGCTGTTCGAGGCCTGGGGCCCGCGGCTGCAGGTGACCGGGGACGAAAACGATTTCGCCGTCCAGCAGGCCTTCAAGGCGCTGGATGCCTTCTCGGCCGACCTCGAAACGCGGGGCCGGGAAATCCTGGAGCAGGTGGAGAAGGAAGGCCGGATGGCGCTGCTCCTCATCGGACGGCCCTACCACAACGACCCCGGCCTCAATCACGGAATCACCGAGGAGTTCCAGGCGATGGGATATCCGGTGATCTCGATACGCTCGATCCCCCGGGACAAGGCGTGGCTGGAGCGTTTCTTCCGGAAGGATCTCGAATCGAAGCGGATCGTCTCGCCGCTGGAAATCCGCGACGTATGGCCGGAGAACTACAGCGCCAACAGCGCCCAGAAAGTGTGGGCGGCCAAGTTCGCCGCCCATCATCCGAACCTGGCGGTGCTGGACCTCTCCAGCTTCAAGTGCGGCCACGACGCGCCGACCTATGGCATCATCGAGAGCATCATCAATACCTCGAACACGCCCTATTCGGCCCTGCACGACATCGACGCCAACAAGCCTTCCGGATCCATCAAGATCCGCGTGAAGACCTACGCCTACAGCCTGTCGCTCCGCGAGGAGGCGCTCCAGGACACGGCCCGCAAGAAGGCCGAACTGGAAGACCGGCTGCGGCTGAAGAAGATCGAGCTGCTCGAGCAGAAACAGATGCAGCTCCAGGAAACCCGCGGAACGCGCGACCCCGGCCTCGACCGGGAAATCGCCGTGCTTCGCGCCAGCCAGTCCCAGGAAAACCAGGCCCAGGCCGCCGCCCTCTAG